ttctgagctctccaggaaaaaaaaaaaaaagcaatcgtGATAGATTaagtatgttttatgtttttatgtgaaaattatGACTACAACAGtattaattgctttaaatcaaAAGAAAACCTCATTAATTCGTTTTTATGAGACGTTTCGGGACCCTTAGAAATCTCTGGGCCCTAGACAATTGGTAAGTGTGACCCTGGCCCCAATGTTTTCAGATATAGTCATAATCAAAATCATAATGAAGTCATTTCAACGGAACACATATGATGGATTTTTGCAGACCCTTCTTAATATTTTGAGCGtggcaaaatgtcattttaaaagaataacgttaaaaaaatgtaggcaaaaaaattattaatagtgaagaaaatttggattaattaatttaaaaaaatgtttaaacattaattaaatttttatttaatttatttaatttgattatatacaaatcaaaaacatttttatattttatatgatcatatttatgttaaattaaaacctacaacaacaaaaaaaaaaattagaacattGCTCCTCAACTGAAATCACTCCCCAAACTGCTATTGTGAACCCCAATCACCTCGTGTATATTATTGGTCTGTATTAATATTAGTGGACCAGCCTGGACACTTCTTTGTTGTTAGCACTGTCGTGTTATCGAGAAATCAAGATGGAACCGATGTGGTTGCTGTTCTAATGATGATTAAAACCCCGCCTGCTTTCTCGTCAAGTCTGTGCTTAACAATCCACATTCCCAGCATTCCCAGCTGCGCAGCAGATTTAAATGCCAATCTCCATCCGACATGTTTCATCCATGGCAGTGCGCCGTCGTCATGTTATAATCTTGAAATCCTGCCAAATCCCTGGAAATCTGCTCCCTTACGGTGCATTTTGCGCATGCACTCGAACCGACTTATGTGCACATGGCCTCCTTTTCAAATTTCACATTAAAGCACTTGTTGCTCAAGTTCGTTGTTCCAATAAACTAACGCTACCCTGCTATCTTTACGGAATACTTGCCGAGCGCTAGGTGACGTTTGAACCCTCCCACTGTGTGCCCTGTCACCAACCAGGCCTCTTCTGGTCACCATGGCGCCGCATCACTGTTGCTATGGTTTCCTTATCTCCAGGATATGGCTCAAAGCAGGCCTGCCTTATTTAGGACGCTCGTCAGATTCTCAGCGTGCTGCTGATTTTGCTGATTTAACCCGAGACTACTTTCTCCCCTCTTCAAGATGAGGGATAGAAATAGAAACACGAGTTGTGCCCATTCTCAATATTTGTTCCTGATCTGCTTCTAATCCAGTATTCATTTCACGCTATTATCTGACAGATTAACAATGCCTGTCTGACATGGTGGCTCCTGAGTATATTTCACCGTCGCTTCATCTTCCCCTTCATTTGTGTTGTGTCACAGATTATTACATTAAACACTGTAATCCACATCTGCTGTCTGAATcattcagattaaaaaaaatactgtaattttgTACTTAAATGTCCATTAGGTAttgattcatccattttctatgcacCCTATCTTGTTGAAGGTTAGGGGTGAGCTGGATCTTATTCCATCTGATAAGGTGAGACGCAGGATCCACACATTATAGACAAATAaccattttctctcattttcacACCTGCACACATGCGATTATATTCAATCACACTTACACAAATAGTGCATTTAGTTACTCGACTATAAATGGGCAAAATGCCTATAAAGAAGGTATATTGCAATATCACAAAGCTGAAACTGTAAAATGCAAATAACTGTGACGGTAAGAACTAAGGAAAAACTGAGCGGTGCTAATAAATCATGTAGCTACccggattttattttatttttttacagtaggcTTTTACACAATTTCAGGGACATGCAAAATGTtcaatgggatttttaaaatagaGAATTAATGATTGAAATAACTTTTGGACAATAAAACCATATActgtaaagcatttttttaaccacttaTAGTACACATACTGGGACTGAGACATGCCTAAATCACAAACAACCAATGATAGAAAATGGTATCAAAAGAAGGAAACACATTTTAAGAGACTTGTCATTGTATGTGTGCAAATGTTTGCCCACTTATATCTCCTCAGTTTCAATATTCTACTACATTTTTTATGATGTCTAAGTGCCTGAATCAGGACACTATCGGTACTTTATATTATCGACCAGGTGACGTCATGCTTGGAGAGTCAATAAAAATCATCACTTTAATGCTGTTTTAACACGCCCATTTAATGTggtatattttgtgaaaatatccCACCCTACTGTTGTGTAACGGTTATGCCTGCTGATGCAAACAGCTGACTtaaaaaaggcaacaaaagtgTGCATATTAGCGGAGGTGGGAGTCTCGCGCATGCGCGTGAGGTCCATTAAGGCAGCGACTACTGGAAAACAAAAGGGAGTGAGGGGGAGAGACAAAGGCAGGCAAATGTCACAATTCATCCTTTAATGGCGCAATTAGACTTTAAACAACTTAAAGCGTCGTTGCTGTTATTCGAGGGCTGACAAGACGGAAGTGGcgtcgttttttgttgttgagtggAGTACAAATCTCAGCGAGAATCCACAGGTCCTTCGCTTTTCTCCCCACCGTCTCGTCACTGTTTGTTTTTGGGACAATGTCGACCGAATGAGCGCGTCAGGTGAGCACATTTCAACTAATTATGTCGGCGAGAGGAGGGAAATGATGAAGTTTGTTCGCTCGAGTTAGTCCATGTGTTTAAATCTCGGTCGCATAGATAACTCAAGTCAAAGCTTCATTTCGAAATCACGTTTCAATGTGTATTATTTCTGTTGTTCCTGCCATCAAGTTGAAGGTTGTGATTGTCAGACTCGAGGACGGAAGTGAGCTGCGCGCGCACCCTCTCCAAGGAGAGGCGCTGTCCTCGGTCCTGAAGCCTCCGGAGGGGACAGTGAACTCCTGACCCCATTAAGTGTGGAAGTTCTCCCGCCAAAAAGTCATTATCTACAGCAGCAGCAACTATAGAGAGGGATGAATATGCAAACTCCATCCAGAGTTCATCTGCACATTGTAgtctttttggtttgtttgggTAAGTATAATAGTACACCAATAAGTTATTATTATGCTTAATTAGTTGggtttactgtatgtgtagATTATTAGTGCAGCTCCACTAGTAAACACACCCTTCCAGgcttgaattttgttttttagcatttttctcTACCAAGTAGTTTGTGGTGTAGAAAATATTACGTGGGGTATTATTTTGAAGCTTGTAAGTGGCAGACTTGCAATCTTCTCCATTCAACAATTTACAACATGGACAAATTTTCCGCAGgattaatttagatttttccaaagatttataaatagaaaataaacctTTTGGGGTATATCTGGTGGTGCAACCCCAAACACAAGTTTGTGtcgctgttttttgtttaagtcTGCAGTAGCTATTGGTTTGAAACGTTATGGAGATGTATACAGtggggttataatagttttggaattttcattagaattcatttttattttgttttgagttttgtttttaaaatgtagttttcatTTGTATTCAGAGCGAGTTTGtaagttttgattagttttatttttcccccaaaatgtttcattttaaagcagtttttttttttctagattaatattacttatttttttgttgtttaaaaaaaaacatcatggtAAGTATTGAGTTCTAAAAACTCAACAAAgatgttattttaaaaacaaccatccacaagtcaaatatgtcatgtttgggttctgtttttccttgtgtgtctcccatggtcttgttaagtgtaatcccgcccttcctcgtgtcaaccaatcagtgccctcggCCATTTGTGttttgccccaggtgtgtcttgttgggtcattagtgtgtgtgtgtgtgtatttagtctcctgtctcccctctttctgcgtcggttcattgtcattttcctcCCTTCATGCTGgcagtttttgccttgttgtcctcgccacgttttgttttctgtCATGCGGTGAAGTTtggttgaggacccaaatgcagggaagcagcagggcaaggaggcagaggtggcggacaaaaaaaggaatttaattatttaaaacaaaagcaaaactccaaatggcaaggtACAGTACTGTTGTCACTTTGAATTTTCAACCACGTGACCATTAGCAACCATCAGACAAAAAGCCCACCGACATTAGATGCATCATGAAGCACTCAGTAGGGCTCAGATCGTTTGTGCAAGCTCATCCATACCGACCTCCTGCCTTAACGTCATTAAGATGCACGTGTCAAGGAAAATGACAAAGATGTCTTCAAAACTCAAGCTTAACAAAATTATGCTAGAGTGCTGTTTGGCCTCTACCCCACCCCATATGTGGAAATCCGCAATATAGATTTCCTATAATCCAATAACAATTAAAATCTAATAGAGGGCCTGACATGAACCGCGTTTATCCAGAGAATGAAGCGTCAGACTAATCCCattcattttctcagtttaattTACCCCTTTCTGTGCTTCTGTGCGCTCGTTCCCCATACGCTGCATGTGAAATGATGGAATCAATGTTGTCACGGTCTGccttttggggggtggggggcggctTTGGGTTATATAAGAGAACTGTACCCAATCACACTAGAGACATCCATGTGGCCAACTCGCAGAGGCTGCTGCTGTCACGCTTCCCTTTCGAAGACATCCATCTTTATCTTGAGAATCCCTTTTATTCTTCCCTATGCATCCTGTTCACTTGATTCAGCCTCCCATAATTTGACCGTCACATTTATTTTCCTTCTCCTATTGTCCTCCCCCTTAAAGCAAATACTAATAGACAAAGGCCATCATTAGTGCTTACTGGCCTGGATGAGCTTGGGTTTGTGATCAAGTACAGAGTCGAGCCGCTTCCCGGTGCTCACAGAGCTGTAAAATTGAGTGGATGTCACGTTAATGCCTACTGAGCTTTGCCATTTGCTCCAAATTGGATTCAGTGTAGACTGAAGGGCTGCAAGAAATCGATCATAGGCTAGACTGGACCTGAATGTTatgttactgtattttattaatacatcattgaaattaaacaaaaatcgTGTAATTTTGCTGTTCATTTTATTCCAACAATAAACGAtgtaaggagagaaaaaaaaagtgcatacaattttttttccccccaattattatttgaaCAAAACTATCCTAGCATGACACCTTTTTATATGACTAATGGAGAAGTGGTTTAAACCAAATTAAATATTATAGTTTTTCAGGTGGTGTTATAAATTAGTTGTTAAACCTAGctctatttttttacatttgcgcACATTGCAAGTCTGCGCTTGCTTCACCTTCGCTTCCCACGACAACTTTCAGAACATTCCCCCACTGGCTGTGTTTACCCTAAGTTgcatgctatatatatatatatatattttttttttcttttggcaaTATCTGTGTACCTCGGTTATTTTGGTGTTTTGAtgtccttaaaaaaacattgttgtcCCCAGTTTGTGATCAGCTGAATATGACGTGATCGGGCCCCATATCCAATCACATGATCGGGATTGGGACATCCCTATGTATTATTTTgcgctattttatttttattattaaatcacaaaatcattacagtATAGGtaaatttactttttacaaaaatgtgtgaAAGGTTGTTTATAGAATTGATCtgatttgattttcattttagcGATTGTTTTTGAGACAATTGGTATCTGGTTTAAAAGAACAGATTCTGTTTCAGTTTCTTTTCTTCATTCTTAAATCCCAGAAATTGCAGTACTTGTTTGCATCCTTATTTTGTGCTGCACTGGTGCTATGCTATAAAAAGATTCTGTTGACCTGGTTTGAACCACTTCTGTTCTAGGCTTTTTGCTACATAATGTTtgggatactttttttttaaatttttttttttagtttttgggtttggttttattgaacatataaacatgaagaaaacgcattacaagtataaaatagtaaaaaaaaaaaaatttaaaaaataaaagaataggaagaaagagagTTTATATGATCAAAATCATATGTTGTATTGAACTAAAATAATTGAtgcactttctttatttttttttgccactgcaAACTATTTTTCACATGACTGTTGAGTTGCAATTCATTTGTTTCCTaccctgtcctttttattttttagcggCTAAGCTAATCATGCGCTCTCTTCGTATTGCAGTTCAACTGAGCCAGCCGGTATGCGTGGACATCCCCTCAGGGACGGAAGCGGTTCTGGGAAAGATGATGAAATTGACGTGCATCTCTTGTATGAAACGTGAGGAGGTTAAATCCAAGACCCATGTGGACTGGTACTACATGACCAAGGCGGAAGAAGACGTCATACCTGACAAAACCCTCGTAAGTTCCTCCCccagtattttttaatttttttgctaaaaTGATGGCCGTATAACTCACCTGTTTCGCTCCTCTAGATATACAAGTACGAGGGGGACTTTCCCATGGAGGTGGACGGACCGTTCAAGGGCCGCCTGATGTGGGACGGCAGCCAGGACCTGCAAGATCTCTCCATCAGCATCGTCAACGTCACCTACAACGACAGCGGCGTCTACGAGTGCCACGTGCTTCGCCAGTTCGAGTTTGACGCCTTCACGCCATCAGCTTACGTCTTCAAGAACATCACGCTGAGAGTGAAAGAGGAAGGTGCGGTTCATCGCGAAACCTTTTCCCCCAGAAACATGGGATGGCACGGGTTCAGATTAGTGGGTTGTAGAACTGGTTTTCAGGTGTTAAGATTGTGTTATCTGCCTCTTTCGTATGACAATGGTGCGAAAATTCAAGGTCAGCAGCAGTCTCGAGAGATACGCTACTTAAATCTCGTTCTCAATTGTTTGTGATGTGGCTGATTAAGTCCTAGTCAGTCTCGCCTGCTGCACACCCGGCGATGCAGCAGGCTTAtgatagtttgggatttttcattatttttatttcgtgCTGACTTTTATTACTGAAATACAGTTACTCTTAATACGTTtcctaactgaaactacatcttaCGTTTattaaactaactaaaactgacTAATAATTAGAGCGAAAATCtcctttgttttcatatttgtcCATTAATATCATACATAAGCTTTCgggtacatttaaatgtatgaatttttaGTATACTTTACTTTATTAAGCAATacttagtgactttttttttaaatttattttgcactaaacaaatattccatatatttaaataaaactaataaaaacaaagcataaaaaaaaaaatcagtaaaaactaattaaaactaactgcactttaaaaaacaaaacaaaataaaaattaaccatgatgttccattaatatcATACATAAGCTTTCgggtacatttaaatgtatgcatttttaGTATACTTTACTTTATTAAGCAATACttagtgactttttttaaaatttattttgcactaaacaaatattccatatatttaaataaaactaataaaaactcaactaaaacaaagcataaaaaaaaaaaaatctgtaaaaactaattaaaactaactgcactttaaaaaacaaaacaaaataaaaattaaccatGATGTGCCATTAATATCATACATAAGCTTTTgggtacatttaaatgtatgaatttttaGTATACTTTACTTTATTAAGCAATacttggtgactttttttttattttttttgcactaaaCGAATATtccatatatttaaataaaactaataaaaactcaactaaaacaaagcataaaaaaaaaaatctgtaaaaactaattaaaactaactgcattttaaaaaaaaaaaaataataaaaattaaccatgatgttccattaatatcatacataagcttttgggtacatttaaatgtatgaatttttaGTATACTTTACTTTATTAAGCAATgcttggtgacttttttttaaatttattttgcactaaacaaatattccatatatttaaataaaactaataaaaactcaactaaaacaaagcataaaaaaaaaaatcagtaaaaactaattaaaactaactgcactttaaaaaaacaaaacaaaataaaaattaaccatgatgttccattaatatcatacataagcttttgggtacatttaaatgtatgaatttttaGTATACTTTACTTTATTAAGCAATacttggtgactttttttttaatttattttgcactaaacaaatattccatatatttaaataaaactaataaaaactcaactaaaacaaagcataaaaaaaaaaatcagtaaaaactaattaaaactaactgcactttaaaaaaacaaaacaaaataaaaattaaccatgatgttccattaatatcatacataagcttttgggtacatttaaatgtatgaatttttaGTATACTTTACTTTATTAAGCAATacttggtgacttttttttaaatttattttgcactaaacaaatattccatatatttaaataaaactaataaaaactcaactaaaacaaagcataaaaaaaaaataatctgtaaaaactaattaaaactaactgcactttaaaaaacaaaacaaaataaaaattaaccatgatgttccattaatatcatacataagcttttgggtacatttaaatgtatgaatttttaGTATACTTTACTTTATTAAGCAATACttagtgactttttttaaatttattttgcactaaacaaatattccatatatttaaataaaactaataaaaactcaactaaaacaaagcataaaaaaaaaaaaaaaatctgtaaaaacgAATTAAAATTAACTGCACAAAATTAACCACGATGAAAACCCCCAAACTATTACCGTAACTACAACCCTGTCGGGGAGTCAACCATTTCATTCTGAAGcgagaatgaaaataaataaacatattaccTCATCAGCTCTCGCCTCTGGCTTTCCCCACTTagttggggtaaaaaaaagtaaataaataaatcatatttagCTAAATCTCTTTCTGTCCCATACGTGAAACCAATGTTTCTATTGCTTGCCTTTTGTTTCTTAATCTAAATGTGATCatccaaaaaacaaactcatcTCATCACAAATCTGGATTTTGTGAGCAGTGTGCTCACTTTTTGTGTTCTACACGTTTCTAATCCAACACATTACATTTAAAGTAAAGTATTCGGTTTCCTGCTCCTTCGACTTGCATTTGAATGCTTCCCATCAGACCACACGTTTACAACACAAACGTTAACATTAAGGTGAATCTGCACAGCCAAATACGATCCAGTGTGGAGATTTGATCCCAAAATAGTTTCATGTGTTGGTTATCCAGTCTAAAAATGAACTCGGCGTTTTTATCTCTAAAAGTTGAATTTAACTAACAGGTCTTGCCTTGGATCTCATTTGTTTGTACACGGGTTCCTAAAAATCAGTCTGAATACTTTGATGAGTTTTCCTTCATGCCAGCAGCCTCTATTGCTTATGTTTAGTATGCACTGAAAGTAATTAGTCGTTGCATAACAGTGGAGGCAAACGTGTTTGTTGTGCCCACCGAGACTAAGCGTCTTTTTGCCTGCacgaggcttttttttttccttcatatcCCACTTCTGTGCTATCAAATGTCACAAAGAATCCCCCCCGTGTTCTGTACATGATAGTGCGGTATTATGTTCCAGTAATGATGTTCATTGTTGTCAAATGGATtatctagtgtgtgtgtgtgtgtgtgtgtgtgtgagtgtgtactttGCCATGTAAGCGATTATATTACAATAATAGGCTCTATTTGCCGAGGCTGCAGATTCACATGGCTTTCTGGAATTTAGCACCTTGTATTCACCACACCTACTGTGCAGCCTTATTCACCGTAGCGAGTTTGAATATGAATGAGTTGACGATTTAATGAGACAAATCTAAGCAGTTATGTGTTTTAGTTGCAGTTTAAATCATGAAACCAACTGTGATTTCACAGAATTCATCTTCTCTTTGAAGGCTCACTTGTggagttttttctttctttttcttttttctcctctggagagctcagtattgttctttcggtatatcattgctctctttttcttttttttttatatatatatatttttaaatgcatttttcttttgaatgtgggtgtgtatgtgtgagtgtgtatttgttagtttacctaaaacctattaaaaaatcccataccgttcacctaaaccgaacacttcagaacttttttttttttttaaatcaattttaccAGTACAATAATCGAAAGTTGAGATCCTTAAAagattatatataaaaatctcCACAAGTAACCTTTAACTTCACAGGATGTTTTATTTGTAGCAcaagacgtaaaaaaaaatctgctttttaaaatcaataattTTAGTTAAATTTAATACAAAGATAAATAACAAATCTATGTGAAGGCAGAATTTTTTATACATCTCTTGGATTTATTACCATTACATTGTGCAGACATACCTAACACATTTGCCACAGAATGGAATCAAAAGCATAATGTAATGCTCCGATGTATCTCATAATTATCTGAATTTatcctattaactcattcaaacccaaaaacatataaatatgctttttaatactttgtccttctctcccacattttttttaaagctatagcatacataaggctttgatacagcttctgacctgaagaggtcgcttaaagcaatagtagttattacaaaaaacggccagcaggtggcagcagagtataagatcaaccagtgccatgttgcaacaagctttttttgccagtgttttcaacaggtttgtgaataatgatgaattttagctatattccaatgctaattgttgcaaaacggaaacagatacaactatactttttttttcctgataaaagaggagactctgatctttcttttggtaggttccatgtttttatggaaatggaacacaatgttctgtgggcctttcaaaatgcagtaaaacagctgggatcgaaaggggttgcttcagtgaaaatggctgggcgtgaatgttaataataataataatagcaagaGTGGTCTTCTTTACAGACAACCTGATTGTTATTGTGGGTTGCAGTGCACACCATAAGAATGGAAAGATACTGAATAAAACATTGTCTTCTCGCTTGTGTTTGTGCTCTGGCAGCCAGCCTGGACACCACCGCCCTCTACTCCGAGATCATGATGTACTTGCTGCTGGTCTTTTTGACCTTCTGGCTGTTGATAGAGATGGTTTACTGCTACCGCAAGATCTCCAAGTCTGACGAGCTGGTGCAGGACACAGGGTGAGTgtcattggaatgaatgaaaGGCAGTGAGTGGGAGGGGGAGTGATAGAAATGTAATTGACAGCCATCAAGTTATGGAAAGGTTCGTGTAGACAAgacaatcttttttcttttttttttacacagcagGATaatgctatatattttttatttcagtttcagtttttctattaaaaaaaaataaacagttttacagatttttttttctgtcaaaaaatattcagaaaaacaaggaaaatatattcagaaaaacaggaggaaaaattactcagaaaaacaaaaacaaaaaaatattcagaaaaaaaacattccaaaaaactgggaaaaaaaatattcttaaaaacagagcaccagcttcttgagttgtttttttgtttttgtttcttttttaaacttctGAAAGTGTCCGTCTTTagtgagtctgcaacaagtctcTTGGAGTTAAGAGGTAAAACTtgtcccccccttttttttgagtatttttttctgagtaatttttcctcctgttttttctgaataattatttttcttgtttttctgaattttttttaatacaagaaaaaaaaatctttaaaactgaaaaaaacagtcagaaaaaaagagacacacaaaaatgttaGTGAATGCAATACTCTTCCATAAGcaataatgacataattaaaataaactttttctgCCACacattttgcttcaatttaatggacattgtgctgctcctcctGCTATGCTGTGTATCAGCTCCTCAATAAGCCTCAGTAATATTCGTCTATATTATCTTTCATACACACTAATATAAGAGTTGACAGCTGAGATAATTGGacctctgttgctaaccaaaacagcagcacatttAGGGAAATCGGCCGGTTGTCCACATCACCCACTCCAGACCCGGATAGAGGTGGCTGTGGTTGTGCATCATGATGGGTGTTGTCAGTGTTGCCTGACTTTCTGCAGATTGCATCAGTCATTTCAAACACTTAAACGCTATCCAGTGAGGAATTTCCACGCAAAGAGATGAGAGAGAACAGGACAGAGCTGAGGAAAAAGCAGGCCGACAGATGGACAGAGAAATAATTGAGCCCGCGCCGCATCTGCTTGTCACACTCGTGTAACAGTAACCTGTCTTTTCACGGAACACATCTGAGAGCGCCGCATAAATCTCGACTGaatgctccctttttttttttactttgaaccACCGTCGCCACTCCGCCAGAGACCGAGTGTTTGCGTCACCCTGTCAGCGCTGACAAAGACCAAAAGGCACCTGTGTAGTCAGCTCCCGCTGGATGGCCATTGTGTTGACGGGGCCCGTCGATCCAGACTGACTGCATCCAAACAGGCAATTTATGTGTGAATCGGAACAATTGCGGCGCACAGACGCCGGCGTctgtttttgttgacaattaAGGCTTTTGTCAGACGCTTCTTGAGACGCACAGACAATTTACTGCACATTGCATTTCTTATTATTCCAGAATAGTGGCCAGGCGAAGGAGGCTGTGCATAAAATTCACAAAGTTTCTGTTGTGGCATCACGGCCTTGCCacatttacaaatgcaatgaagCGCCATAAGAAGCTAATTGACCACTAATTGATGCACAGGTGGGCATCCTTTAAGTAATTAAAAGTTTACGAACGGGTAAATGTCATCCGTTCCTACAGTTGAgacagttaaaggggaagtcatttttttggggcaaaaaaaatcaattttttgacAGTAGTATgtaatatggcattctggttaatattgcgttagcggaatatgagttaagcagcaaaatctggca
The genomic region above belongs to Vanacampus margaritifer isolate UIUO_Vmar chromosome 5, RoL_Vmar_1.0, whole genome shotgun sequence and contains:
- the scn3b gene encoding sodium channel regulatory subunit beta-3 isoform X2, producing the protein MNMQTPSRVHLHIVVFLVCLVQLSQPVCVDIPSGTEAVLGKMMKLTCISCMKREEVKSKTHVDWYYMTKAEEDVIPDKTLIYKYEGDFPMEVDGPFKGRLMWDGSQDLQDLSISIVNVTYNDSGVYECHVLRQFEFDAFTPSAYVFKNITLRVKEEASLDTTALYSEIMMYLLLVFLTFWLLIEMVYCYRKISKSDELVQDTG
- the scn3b gene encoding sodium channel regulatory subunit beta-3 isoform X1; amino-acid sequence: MNMQTPSRVHLHIVVFLVCLVQLSQPVCVDIPSGTEAVLGKMMKLTCISCMKREEVKSKTHVDWYYMTKAEEDVIPDKTLIYKYEGDFPMEVDGPFKGRLMWDGSQDLQDLSISIVNVTYNDSGVYECHVLRQFEFDAFTPSAYVFKNITLRVKEEASLDTTALYSEIMMYLLLVFLTFWLLIEMVYCYRKISKSDELVQDTGY
- the scn3b gene encoding sodium channel regulatory subunit beta-3 isoform X3 translates to MMKLTCISCMKREEVKSKTHVDWYYMTKAEEDVIPDKTLIYKYEGDFPMEVDGPFKGRLMWDGSQDLQDLSISIVNVTYNDSGVYECHVLRQFEFDAFTPSAYVFKNITLRVKEEASLDTTALYSEIMMYLLLVFLTFWLLIEMVYCYRKISKSDELVQDTGY